The Colius striatus isolate bColStr4 chromosome Z, bColStr4.1.hap1, whole genome shotgun sequence DNA window taaaaaaaccctaaacttttaaaaattgtctttAAAGATCTGTTATATAtgtctttttaaatgaatgcaAAATTCTAGACCATATCTGATGTATTTATGTAGCCCTTCATCTTTCTGCAGGCAACTTAATTTTCATTCTGTGTAACTATGTCTAACTAATCTAGTTATCTGGAAACATGCAGTGTAACAGTAGGAGTAATTGCCTACTACCCTTGAGAATAAATGCCAAAGATCTCTCAACATGagttttcttcacatttttcaaGTTCTAAAGAGTTCAGGATTTTTGTGGTTCCTCTCAAACAGGAAGATAGATATTTACATGAGTTATAATTCCTCAGTTGTAACTATCCTTTCATTTATCAATCTACATAAGActtatttcaaatatatttacaaCATCACCATGCAGTTTTTATCCATAAGCTTGAAGGTCACAAGTTTAGAAATTTCAAGGGTTTTTCATTGATCTGTATAACTGAGAGATGGTCTTGTTTCACTGTAAGATGTCTTTGCAAGTGATCTCGCAGCAGATTGATAGTAATTCCTTTTTCGTAGCCTcacttgctgctttttaagACTTCTGGTTTTGTTATGTTGGCCAAACATAAGCTTGCATCTTTTTAAGTTAGCTGTCAAACATTTGTAATATCTACGACCGGCACAGCTATGCAAGCAATGCACAGTGATTAGTGCTATGACACGAGCAAAGGAAAGCTTCCCATTGTGCCATCACCAAAGAAATGGCTTGAGAAACTTCTAAGCATGGAGACCATTAAACCACACAGTATCCCTACATCTGAACCTCTCTCCTTATAGCCTTTAAAAAGCTGTTGATTCCAAGCCTATTTCAAATGGGTTACTTTTACAGGAAGAGAGGTACTTCAGACTCAAAATTCAATAAATCTTTAAAATCTCTATAAATTCTAGTGTATGTATCAAATTCTGCTTATTCCAATGATGGCAGTAAACCATTGAGCACCTCTTTTCATATATCAAAAGACACAGtcaagacaataaaaaaatatccagaacCTGATAGAAATTTTAGAAGATCATCATGCAACTCATTCACCACTCTTTCCTAATACAAGACTGGGAAACCACAACTCAGCTGGTTTTAAGAAACCTCTTGATGCCAGTTGTATTTTGTCAATGAAGATACCATAACCTTCCAAACTACATATTCCAGTCTTCTCTTGCAAAGGTAGACAGCTAAGGTAGATAAtaagaaaaacatctttaaaaatacttttcccttccatttttttaatacttcacTACTTGTTCTTGCACAAGCAgatctgatttttctcttcaaggAAGAGGCTGGTACACAtctgaaggcttttttttttttttttaccttttctctagactaaacaactcTACTTTCCTCAAATTTCCCTGTTTTCCATATTGGTAATAGTACTTGTTGGTTTTCCTCCTGATTCTCTCTCCATTGGTCCACATCTCTATGGTGTGAGACAGCACAGTGAACACTGTTCCAGGTGAGGCTCAGTACTGTCttactgatttttcttctaTGCAGGAAGATAACTTAAGAATTTTTGATTTGGGGCTGTTCTTTTGGTAGAAGAGATGCAAAATGCCCACCCACCATGAACCCACTGCTCACACTCTGTAAATTGCTTTGCTAAGACGCTGGTTGTTGCTCAAAATGGTTCTAGATGTAGTTTATTGTTCAAAATGCTTGTGTCCATTACATGGCTGTGTAAGGCAGTGGTGAAGTAGAAAGACTGCTCTTGGTACCTTCATATTTTTGCTTGCCATATAAAAAGTTGCAGGGTGAATCAAGTCATCTTTTACAGGCAGCCAACACAAAGTTGTCCTATTCTTTGAGGTTTGTATGACTTCCCACAGAGACGGAGGAGATAGGACAGACCAAGCACAAGCAAATGGGCTTTGGTAGTTTAACAGCAGTCTTAGAAAAGCAAACCAACATGCAAGTTGTATCAAGGCTGTATGACAGGTGTGACAAATGAGGGAAAATGTACTTTATCCCTTAAGAGCAAAAGCTTGTACAACCACTTTGTTTTGGAGCTATTTTGCATAAGTCGTCCAGATCCCCACTGTAGGAAGAGAACCACAAAGTCCTATGGAGTTTCTAGAATATGTAAGAGCACAACAGACTATATACCTTCATACTGACAATTGCTACTCGGAGATTTGTTCCACCTAAATCCACAGCCAGAGCACTCTGTGTCTCTAGAATATGGTCAATATCTTGAGATATATTATCTTTGacaggaggaaaacagaatttcttttgCAGTGGCTCTTTGAGGTCAATAGATTTAAGGAACTTCAAAATCCGTGGAACAGCATTACCATCTCCATATATTTTTGAGctgtaataggaaaaaaaaaattaattggaaGTAACACTGTGATTATAAAGTTGCTTGTATGACAGAAGGCTGTAACACTGTGATTACGAAAGTATGATATGGTTACCATAACAATACTGCACCTCACACTACTCAAGCCTGTCATGGGACATAACagatagaattatagaatcatagaatggtaggggttggaagggatctttagtcccatctagtccaaaccccctgcagaagcaggttcacctcgatcaggtcgcataggaacatgtctaggcagctcttaaagacctccaaggaaagagactccacaacccctccgggcagcctgtaccactgctccctcatcctcacagtgaaatagtttttttcttatgtttaagtggaactttttgagttccagcttcatcccattaccccttgtcctcttactatctactatagaaaagaggaatgtcccaacctcctgacactcaccctttagatatttataaatgttaataagatcacccctcagtctcctcttctccagactacaAAGcaccagttcccgcagcctttcctcatatgaaagatgttccagtcccttgatcatcttggtggccctgctctgcactctctccagcacttccctgtccctcttgagctgagaagcccagaaatggacacaggactccagatgaggccacaccagggcagagtatagggggagaagaacctaactcaacctgctggccacactcttattggtgcatcccagggtgccactggctgccttggccacgagggcacattgctggctcatgtttacttTATCGTCAACCAGGGCTCcctggtctctctctgcagagctgctctccagcagtttgacccccagtctgtactggtgcgtggggttgttccttcccagctgcaggactctgcacttgtccttgttgaacctcatgagattcctctctgcccaactctccagccagtcgagatcccactgaatggcagcacagccttctggggaatcagccagtcctcccagtttggtgtcagcagccaacttgctgagggtacactctgtcccctcatccaggtggttgatgaagatgttgaacaagactggccccagaatcgatccctgtggaactccactggccacaggcctccaacttgactctgtgccattgatcaccaccctctgggctctgtcattcagccagctctcgatccacctcactgtccactcatccaagtcacactgccggagctttctgatgaggatgttatgggagacagtgtcaaaagcctttctgaagtcaaggcagatgacatctgctgctctcctctcatctagccagctggttatgcactcgtagaaggatatcaggttagtcaaataGGACTTCCCCTTgttgaagccatgttgactcgctctgataaccaccttttccttcatatgtttagtgataacattcagcatgagttgttccatcacctttccaggaatggaggtgaggctgacaagcctgtagtttcctgccctttttgaagactagagtgacagtggcctttctccagtcctcaggcacctcacctgtcctccatgattgttccaaagtgatagagagaggcttagcaatcacatcagccagctctcagcactctaggatgcatcccatcaggacccattgacttatgagccttaagcttggccaacaagtctttaacctcttcctcttccacccagggcaagcaatctgctgtcctggccatcctgttatccttgctggactgggcttcctgagggtcagtcttggctgtaaagactgaagcaaagaaggcattcagtacttcggccttctctgcatcctcagacaccagggcaccctcagcgtttagtagcgggcccacattatccctcaccatccttctgctgctgatgtacttgctGATGtactactatagaaaaaaggagtAGCCCAACCCccgatacccaccatttaggtatttgtaaatattaataagatccgccctcagtcttctcttctccagactgaacagccccagttcccgcaccctttcctcatatgaaattTCCTCATTCCAGTCCCAACTGGAATCCCAGCATGCTATAAAGTAGTGTGTCCTTCACGCATGAGTCAGAGGTAAGCAGACAGGATGTTTTCCCCATGCTGCTCCTATGGAACAGGTTCTAAATCATGCTAATCTAAGCTAGCATGAATTGTGTCCTTTTGAATTTTTGCTGGATTTTAAGTTACCAGTTATACCAAAACATTACTAGTAATACTTTGCTCTACAAATACTAATCTGCATACTGGATATTGCACTACAATTGTAAGGtatgtgaaatgaaaaataagtaaCCCCAGATCAGTGCATTCAAAGCACTCCAATCAAATAGGATCAACTACCTCAGGACAAATTACCTTGGTTTAACATTCCCTCCAATGATGCAAAATGTATGTACTTACCATGGATATTGTTTACCAAACTGCAGCTGTAGAGCATGCAGAATCTTATCCTGTGTATCAGCGTCACGAACATGAAGAACGTTTTCACCTAGATGACAAAAGTTAACAGTTAAGCTCCTCAAATTAAATTAGAAGAGAAAAACTGCTTCAGAAGttaggaaataaatatttttgtttcctctgagcAGGAAAGACTCCAGATACATGGACATCACTCTTGATGAATTATGTGCCTCATCTTGCTCCCAATAAATGAATGGTAACTCCTGTTGATATGCTGTCATGCATTACAAAACACTATAGCTTTCATATTctataattaaattaaaaacgcattaatgaaaacaaatggtAAATCTATTAACAGATCTGCATATCTGTGAAATACCACAAAATAGTTAACTTCCTGAAACAGTGAGGAGTTTTCAAAGTGAAATTTTAATACATATCAAACATCAAACTATAgctacaaaggaaaacaattagTTGTCTAGTCTGATAAATGGAATCCACTGCAAATGGAGATATATAACTTGTGTATAGATAAAAACTTCATTATCTTACATAAAACACACAAGCAGCACTAACATGACAGATACAGGAATAGCCAGTGCAGCTTTAAAATGAGTCAAAAATTATGTTTCACTGATACTGCAAGATTGCCTCCATCATTTGACTTTAtcctgtggaagaaaaaaactcagAACCATGAGAAAATTGAAGCAGTTAAACAAACAGGTACctgtttctcttcctgtctGACGTGTCCCCAAGTTGATGACAGGTGTACCAAATGCTCCCACCTCTCTGACACCACAGCTACTGTTACCAATCATACAACCAGCATGAGCAACTAGCTGAATGAACTGGTCAAATGGGACATGCTTTACTGCCCTAAAATTGGGATGATGTTCAATGCCTTTCTTCCTCATGACCCGAACCATCTCTTTGCTTCctacagaaaaacaagcagTGTAATAAATGATTCAAATTCTCTTGTTAAACTGAAAGTTCAAACATGCAAAGGCGCTAATAGCTCTTCATTGAGTTGCCAGCTCTGAGTTGgttctgttctctttttatcCTCACAGAGTAAGTTGCAGAACTGAGCACAAACGCCCAAGTGTGATCTTGTGATCCCAAAATATACTGCAAAAACAGTTAAGAGGCACTAATATTGCTTCTATATTTTACATGgtttcttttcatcttcttcccctctaaaaAGCTGAATTGTTCTCCAGCAATGTGAACATGGACCTGCAGTGGATGTACATGTGATGTTGAGGACCATCCACTCCTGGATAAAAGTACTCTGTAAGAACCAAAGTATGCTTTAAAGACAATCTGTGTTATGTGTCCCTCTGTCATGAAGGTATTTTACTCACCAGCATCCACATTAGGGAATAGAACAAGTGTTCTCTTGTTGAAGGAGATGAGTGCATCTAGTGTCAGCTCAAACATCTTTATGGAATGTTTAATATCTGTGGTTACAGGATGTTGCAAAGCAACGATATAATCTCTGGTTTTGACATCTTCACCTGTCCAAATGCAGTCCAAGGAAAAGTTTTTGATTGGCATAGAAGAGTAAGAGGAAGCAAGAACATACTTTTTGAAATACTGATGTGAAAGCCTGAAGAGTCAAGGCACTGAATAGGATATCTAACACAGAAGTTTCAATGCTACAATAAAACTCAAGGGAGTAACAGGAAGATCTAGCTTGTCAGTTGCCTCTCTAAGCAAGTATCCTACTACCTAAACCCCAACAAACTGTTAATTTGCACACCTACACTTGAATCTTTGCAAGACTATACCAGGGTCAAGAGACTGTTCTCATACCAGTGTAAATCTGGAATAACATGAAACTCCCTGAAGCTGCTCAGGTTTTCCGTCTTCAAGCAAAGTTGTTTGTCCTCAAGCAAAGGCTTCATTCCCATTGCTTAAAAAAAGTCAGTCATACTTGTCTTAGTATATTTGATAAGAAaatttttctgcaaaatattcACCTATTGAATTCCAGCTTCCAATTACACAGGTTAATGTACTATATAGGAGATTGCTTTGTCaaatataaaaagcaaaaccaaaacacctttGTTTACAGAAACTGTTTGTAAGTGAATATGAAGCAACCAAAAGCCTTCAGTATATTCCTCAAAAGAATGTTTGTAATATAAATtcccttgggtttttttttagattagCCCTGAAcagcttttattctgtttaaaTACATCCTTTACACTCAAGTAATTGTTCATATAAGACTgttctggtttttaatttttctgcacAGAGAAATTACCCATTTaaggagggatttttttttaatttggtaaAAGGATCTCATGTGTTTACTAGGACATATCTGTAGCTTTGCAGctataaacagaagaaaatgcataAAGAAACGAAGACAGATGAGACACTATTAGCAAATATATTAGACAATGCAGGTTGATGGTTGGTAATAACCTCCAATTAATTGAACTAGCAAGGAGTCCATCTTTCCTGTACTTTTTTCAGAGTCACTAGTCAACAGATCCCACAGGCTGATAACCTAGTTACTGAGTTTGTTTAGTGTTTAAAGTCATATGAAAAACATAAGTGGATTGCTCACCTAGCCACACGCGTATAATACTCATGTAGTCCTTATTTTTGGCAGAGAGAAGCTTGTCATATGAGGGACAGCCTGCTAAAAGGATGCGGTCATGGTCTTCACACATGGCTATCAAATGCTGCTCTGCGCTCCTTGTACAGCACACATGGTAATGGGCCAGTTTGGTTATGGCGTGTCTGATAGAGTCATCAATGGTACCACTGACTTCCCCACCTTCAATGTGAAGAATGCGAATATTCATCAGGGCTGCAGATGTGGCCAGGGCCAAAGCATCGAATCTGTCCCCATGAACTATCATTATGTCAGGTTTCAGGCGGTTCAGGACATCTGGTAACTTGACTAGTGCAAGGCCCACTGATTCCACCATAGCTGCTTCATCCTCCCCTCTCACAATGGTGTGCAATCTTGTATGAATATCGAAGTCATCTTGTTCAATCATACGATAGGTattactgaagagaaaaagggtTAAATATAACTTGGTTTTACAGCACTTGGGTTTACGGCAATAGAAATTTACAAAATAACTGCCTCTTAGAATAGTTGTACTATGTATGAATAAAGGCCTAACTTATCACATCTTCATTGGGGAAGCTAATTTTGAGAATGTTCTCATCCATACTGAGATCTTCCCTCATTCCAAGCATCAATTTTTTATAGACATCTTTAATGTGGAGCTTTGCTGAGTGTGTTTTTGAAATCCTCAGAAATCAAACTGTTTGTTCATGTGTTTTCCGAGCCTTTCACAGAATAGGTCAGGCATGATTTCCTGAAAAGTATGTTGACTCCTCACCAATATACTGACTTTGCTGGACAAATGTGTAAATACAACAGGTAAGATGCAAAGTTGAGTCCTGTGTGTTCAAGGAAAATATCCTGCA harbors:
- the GNE gene encoding bifunctional UDP-N-acetylglucosamine 2-epimerase/N-acetylmannosamine kinase isoform X5 encodes the protein MEKNGNNHKLRVCVATCNRADYSKLAPIMFGIKAEPQFFELDVVVLGSHLIDDYGNTYRMIEQDDFDIHTRLHTIVRGEDEAAMVESVGLALVKLPDVLNRLKPDIMIVHGDRFDALALATSAALMNIRILHIEGGEVSGTIDDSIRHAITKLAHYHVCCTRSAEQHLIAMCEDHDRILLAGCPSYDKLLSAKNKDYMSIIRVWLGEDVKTRDYIVALQHPVTTDIKHSIKMFELTLDALISFNKRTLVLFPNVDAGSKEMVRVMRKKGIEHHPNFRAVKHVPFDQFIQLVAHAGCMIGNSSCGVREVGAFGTPVINLGTRQTGRETGENVLHVRDADTQDKILHALQLQFGKQYPCSKIYGDGNAVPRILKFLKSIDLKEPLQKKFCFPPVKDNISQDIDHILETQSALAVDLGGTNLRVAIVSMKGEIVKKYTQLNPKTYEDRLELILKMCVEAASEAVNVNCRILGVGISTGGRVNPREGIVLHSTKLIQEWSSVDLRTPISDVLHLPVWVDNDGNCAALAERKFGHGKGIENFVTLITGTGIGGGIVHQHELIHGSSFCAAELGHIVVSLDGPECLCGSQGCIEAYASGIALQREAKKLHDEDLLLVEGMSVKKEEVVSAAHLIQAAKLGNTKADSILRTAGTALGLGVVNILHTMNPSLVILSGVLASHYVNAVKDVINRQALTSVKTVDVVVSNLADPALLGAASLVLDYTTRRIY
- the GNE gene encoding bifunctional UDP-N-acetylglucosamine 2-epimerase/N-acetylmannosamine kinase isoform X3 — encoded protein: MQLRQEVYFKNLSKQKQKEIMEKNGNNHKLRVCVATCNRADYSKLAPIMFGIKAEPQFFELDVVVLGSHLIDDYGNTYRMIEQDDFDIHTRLHTIVRGEDEAAMVESVGLALVKLPDVLNRLKPDIMIVHGDRFDALALATSAALMNIRILHIEGGEVSGTIDDSIRHAITKLAHYHVCCTRSAEQHLIAMCEDHDRILLAGCPSYDKLLSAKNKDYMSIIRVWLGEDVKTRDYIVALQHPVTTDIKHSIKMFELTLDALISFNKRTLVLFPNVDAGSKEMVRVMRKKGIEHHPNFRAVKHVPFDQFIQLVAHAGCMIGNSSCGVREVGAFGTPVINLGTRQTGRETGENVLHVRDADTQDKILHALQLQFGKQYPCSKIYGDGNAVPRILKFLKSIDLKEPLQKKFCFPPVKDNISQDIDHILETQSALAVDLGGTNLRVAIVSMKGEIVKKYTQLNPKTYEDRLELILKMCVEAASEAVNVNCRILGVGISTGGRVNPREGIVLHSTKLIQEWSSVDLRTPISDVLHLPVWVDNDGNCAALAERKFGHGKGIENFVTLITGTGIGGGIVHQHELIHGSSFCAAELGHIVVSLDGPECLCGSQGCIEAYASGIALQREAKKLHDEDLLLVEGMSVKKEEVVSAAHLIQAAKLGNTKADSILRTAGTALGLGVVNILHTMNPSLVILSGVLASHYVNAVKDVINRQALTSVKTVDVVVSNLADPALLGAASLVLDYTTRRIY
- the GNE gene encoding bifunctional UDP-N-acetylglucosamine 2-epimerase/N-acetylmannosamine kinase isoform X4, whose translation is MIEQDDFDIHTRLHTIVRGEDEAAMVESVGLALVKLPDVLNRLKPDIMIVHGDRFDALALATSAALMNIRILHIEGGEVSGTIDDSIRHAITKLAHYHVCCTRSAEQHLIAMCEDHDRILLAGCPSYDKLLSAKNKDYMSIIRVWLGEDVKTRDYIVALQHPVTTDIKHSIKMFELTLDALISFNKRTLVLFPNVDAGSKEMVRVMRKKGIEHHPNFRAVKHVPFDQFIQLVAHAGCMIGNSSCGVREVGAFGTPVINLGTRQTGRETGENVLHVRDADTQDKILHALQLQFGKQYPCSKIYGDGNAVPRILKFLKSIDLKEPLQKKFCFPPVKDNISQDIDHILETQSALAVDLGGTNLRVAIVSMKGEIVKKYTQLNPKTYEDRLELILKMCVEAASEAVNVNCRILGVGISTGGRVNPREGIVLHSTKLIQEWSSVDLRTPISDVLHLPVWVDNDGNCAALAERKFGHGKGIENFVTLITGTGIGGGIVHQHELIHGSSFCAAELGHIVVSLDGPECLCGSQGCIEAYASGIALQREAKKLHDEDLLLVEGMSVKKEEVVSAAHLIQAAKLGNTKADSILRTAGTALGLGVVNILHTMNPSLVILSGVLASHYVNAVKDVINRQALTSVKTVDVVVSNLADPALLGAASLVLDYTTRRIY